The DNA sequence aataaaatcatttagTTTTGAAATTGTCATAATCTTGTCTGGATTTGTTTGTAGCTTCACTACTCTAAATGTAAATGTGAAAATACTCAGTCAAAATCCACAGCTGTGCAAAGTCAATAATCTAGACCAAGTATGCTATGTGATTCAATCCACTGAAGATGATGACCACGTCCAGAACGTAATTTTTCCATTCGTGAGTGTTCTTTTGAGTTCTAGTCACCCTTTTACATTATTGATAGACTACTTCTGTTATCCAAACTGCTGTACCTTGATTCCTCTTGTATGTTAAGGCCTTCTAGTGTATTTTATCTTGTTGTAATACTTAGACCTTGACTGATCTTTGTAGCTTAATTTTGAACTGCACTTGGTGAATCATAATAAATCAGAGAAGAAATTAACTGTAAGCTCTTTTCTTATATCTTCTATTGCTTTTCCTTTGAAGGTCTGACTTTGATGTGCCATCCCATTCTTCTGTTCTAAGAATTGTTGCTATTGtaggatttttttaattattaatgtgGATAGAGAATATAACTGGAACTTTTGATGACCTCACAGGCATGCCAAATTGCATTCTGATCTGATCAGATCCAAAATTGCTCGAGTTATTCTTGACCCACATGTACAATGTGGATAGAGAATAGCACCACCTGATTCCATTTTAACTAATGACTGAAGTTGTTAGGTTTTCTTATCACAGCTAGCCTAtcctgctatgaatttactaatcaATGAGATGAATCATTCATAAAGCCATCGTTAACTAAAATAGTAGTTAGAATTTCTGATGATCTGGCAGGCATGTCAGATTGCGTCTGATCTAAAGATACAGAAGTGGTCGAGTTATGCTTGACCAacaatacttgttttttatgtagTGGACAGATAATGATACCACCAGATTCCACTTTTACTGGTGACTGAAGTTGTTAGGTTTGCTTATCACGGCTACCCTTTCCTGCTATGAGTTAACTGATTGATGAGATAAATTGTTCTATAAGATAAAGTGAATTAATAGGTCATATCTAATATGTAACTAGGTAAAGAACAATTGGCAGATTTTCTAAATCATGTGGATCTATGTTGCAGATATTTTGTCGTGGGAGCAAAAACGATACGAGAGGCTTCAGGTGCTTGCAACTTGTATCCATTTTGATTGCTGTACTATGGTATTGTGCTCTTCATGAAGCAATTGAATAGTCTTAAATGGTATATACTTGATTATAGGGCAATTGGAGGGTTGGACCACATAAGTCATTCTGTGGTAGCTCAAATATGGAATATGAATAAAAATTATACATCAAAAAATCAGAGATGCTGACtatggttttaagtttcatgCTTCTTTAAATCTGCCCCATATAACATATTATATAGATCCAGAAATTAAAATATCAACATTGTACCTGTGATATCTTACAAAAAAGCTAAAATCAAATTGATTAGGTAAGGAATGAATACTAAAAACAATGAAATGGAATCTGTCTATCCAATTTCATAGAAAACTTAAGGATTATAAACAGATCAGAGATCATAGGtatatcctttcttttctttctcacaTATGCATCCATGATGCTTTATATGGCTTGTTATTTATGTCAGTTTAGTTCTCTGCATTAGTTTCTTCCTTTTGTACTCCTTGAAGGGTTATGGGAAGGGCAAGGAATGAATTATGTCCTGTGAGGTTAGTTTACTAGATATTTGTAGCTTGATTGTCTCCAAGAGAAATGGCCTGAATCCATTTAAATATTTTGCTGTTGCAACTGACATGGCTGGCTGATGTTGAGCTTGCAGTTTACATTGACAATTTTGACTGAAAATTGGACTTATAAGATTGGGGCATGACTAATGTTTTTAAGAATTTAATGAGTTGGCGATGATGCTAATTTTTGTTCCCTTCGCATATTATTTGGGAGTGCAGCATCTTCATTGTGTTAAATGGAAATTTATTGAATGATGTGGCCGTATATATTATTGATTGTTGGCAGTGAGAATCTCAGACTGCTTACATAAAATCTTCTGATCACATAATGTGTCATCAAACAGACTAATGAAGGTGATAGTTTGGCTTACTCTTTTAGTGCTTGTTGCAGCTGTGGCCTATGGGTTCTGTTCCACTCCCTGTCCGTCAGGGTTGGAGATGGAGAGAGCCAATCGGTTTTCACTGCAATATGTGATTTTATCCAGAACTTTTTTGTCTGCGACGACTGCCGTAGGCATTTTCATGAGATGTCTTCAAGGTAAATATCACAATTTTATAATCTGCTGCTGTCAAGTATTTTATCTTTACAACATATGACTTTGGAGTGCCTGCAGTGTCTCAGTACCATTTAACAGAACTCGCGACCTGAGCATGTGGCTATGGAGAGCACATAATAAAGTCAACGAGAGACTCAACAAAGAGGAAAAGGCATTAGGCACAGGTGATCCACGATTTCCGAAGATCATATGGCCCCCGAAGCAGCTCTGTCGGTCGTGTTATGTATCTTTAAGCAGGAAAAGACGCAGCAACATGAAAATATATTGGAATGAGGATGAGGTGTACAAATTTCTGGTCAGATATTACGGGAGGACCCTTGCATCTTCTCACAATGATGCAACTTTGAGTAGCAAGTACGATGAATCCTACGACATCACCACCTCAACTAATGCAGTTGCGGTACCCGTTGGGGCTGCATTGGCCATCGCGGTTGCTAGCTGTACATTTGGAGCATTAGCTTGCTTTTGGAGAGCCCAGCAGAAGAATAGGAAGTACACATACCAACTTCATTCTTTCAAGGACATATGATTAGTAGGATGCTAAACATTCTGTGTTATGTTCTAATTAacgagaatttttttttattattttgcccGAAAAGCTGACCATTTTACTGACATTCATGATATTTCTGGAAAAGAGAAATTTGGAAGTGAGATGCATCCCAAAGTATCAGCCTTCTGCAGCTGTTAAATAAAAGTCGAAATATGCACAGTCAAAGGGATCATCATTTGGAGCTCTCCTGTTCTAATTACCTTATTTCTGTTCTTTAGCTGGGGAtgaagtgtatatattatttcacCATTGCAATTTTGGAGACAGCAACCCGACGCATGCTTGTAGGATGCGGAGAACACCAAGTTGAAataaaaagttctcctctttcctaTTGTGCAACTTCCATATCCACTTTTATGAGGTAAGAGACAACTTGGAAACCAGAATTTGTGCCTCATCTGTTTGTGTCAATTTTGGTCCTTCAATAAATTTTTTGCTCCTGCAAAGTTTATGCTGAGAACCCCCCCAAGGATTTGGTTGGTCAGGATCAGGTTTTATGTGATGACTGGTTATTAGCATGTAGTTGCTTACATGCAGCCAAAATAATTAGCAGGATAACGACTGCCCTTTTGCCAAGTCAAGTGTCGATCACTGTAAAGGGTCATTCTCGCCACTTGAAATTTAGCATGATCGAAGTCATATGGCACACTCAGATAACAATTTATGAGGCTGTGATCGTTAAACCGTCTTATTAGTCTAAGACGATCGAACTCGTCAATTTTATTATAGAATACAGTTAAAATTAAGATCGGTTAATTACCCAATCTTAACTGAATTATTATTTATAACACCTTCCGAGGCCGTTGATGGATCCGTCGCCTTTCGTTTCTCGAGTCCGTAGTTGATTTCGATGCCGGAGTTGATTTCGATGCCGCCGAGGAAGACGGACGACCGGAGGTGGTGGAATTAGTAAGCTGGTGCCGGTAACTGCCTCTCTATTATTAAGCAGgcgtctgtgtgtgtgtgtgtgtgcaggcAACCGTGTCCCACGCGCCACCACCCACCGTTTCGTGAGCCTGGAATGGGTTAGGTTAATTGGGAATGGCCGGGTAAGGAGGGAGGGCTGTCAACGGCGATGACCGACATGGAGAAGAGCTCGGTCGTAAGCCGTGTGCCGCGGCGGCGGGAGATCGGCATCTCCTGCATGCTCAACGCGGAGGTGGGCGCCGTCCTGGCGGTGATGCGCCGCCCGCACGACCCGGGCGTCGCCTCCCCGGACGAAGCCGCCAATCCCCACCTTCTCCACTCCCTCAAGGCCCTCCGCTCCCTGCTGTTCCACCCCCGCCAGCTCGGCGAGTGGCGCGCCACCGACCCCTCCGTCTATCTCTCCCCCTTCCTCGACGTGGTGCAGAGCGACGACGTGCCGGCGGCCGCCACCGGCGTCGCCCTCTCCACCGTCCTCAAGGTCCTCAAGCTCGACGTGTTCGACGAGCACACCCCCGGCGCCCGCGACGCCATCCACTCCATCGTCTTCGCCGTCACCAACTGCCGCCTCGAGAACACCGACAGCGCGTCGGAGGACGCCGTCCTCATGCGCGTGCTCCAGGTTCTCACGGCCGTCATGCGCACCCGCGCCTCTGTCCTCCTTACCGACCACGCTGTGTGCACCCTCGTCAACACCTGCTTCCAGGTGGTGCAGCAGTCGGCGCACCGGGGCGACCTCCTGCAGCGGAGCGCCCGCCACGCGATGCACGAGCTCGTCCAGGCCATCTTCGTGCGCCTCCCTGACGTGAGGGTGCCGGTGGAGAGGCCGGAGGCGGAGGACGAGGTCGCCACCACCGGCAGCTACGGAGCTCGCTGCATGGTCGACATCTTCCACTTCCTCTGCTCGCTCCTCAACGTGGGCGAGGTCATCGACTACGCCGACAGCGTCGGATCCATCAGCTCCGACGAGGACGTCCAGCTCTTCGCGCTTGTGCTCATCAACTCCACCATCGAACTGGGAGGCGAAGCCATCGGGAAGCACCCCAAGCTTCTCCGGATCATCCAAGACGACCTCTTCCACCACCTCATCCACTACGCCACCCACACGAGCCCGCTCGTCCTCTCCATGATCTGCAGCACCGTTCTCCATCTCTACAACTTCTTGCGACGGTACGCGTCCAACCATCATGAACCAGAGAAGGCGAGGAGCAGCAATGCATGTCAACACCATATCCCTACGTGCTCGCAGGTGTCTCAGGCTGCAACTGGAGGCGTTGTTCACCTACGTGATGCTCAGGATTGCAGCAGGAAGCAACGGCGCCCAGCTTCAAGAGGTGGCGGTCGAGGGGATCACCAGCTTCTGCCACCAACCCAACTTCGTCATCGAGACATACGTCAACTACGACTGCGACCCGCTGCGGCACAACGTGCTGGAGGAAGCCGCGAGGTTGCTGTGCAAGATCGCGTTCCCCGTGGGCACCCCCATGTCACCCCTGCAGATCCAGGCCTTCGGCGGCATCGTCACCATCATCACAACCATCGCCGACAACATCGAGGTCGACCAGGCTCCCGACCGCGAGGCCTACAACATCGACGTCTCCGACTATAAGCCCTTCTGGGTCGAGAAGTGCGACAACAGCGACAACTCCGACACGTGGGTGGAGTTCGTCCGGATGAGGAAgctcaagaagaagaagatactgaTCGCGGCAAACCACTACAACCGAGACGACAAGAAAGGGTTGGACTTCTTGAAGTTATCCAAGTTGGTGCCCAGCCCTCCCGAGCCCAAGAGCTTGGCCTACTTCTTCCGCTTCACGCCGGGCTTGGACAAGAACAAGATCGGGGACTTTCTTGGCGATCCCGACGAGTTCAACATCCAAGTGCTGAACGAATTCACCGGCACCTTCGACTTCACCGGCGTCATCCTCGACATCGCCCTCCGTAGCTACCTCGAGACCTTCCGATTGCCAGGGGAGTCGCAGAAGATTCAGAGGATCCTGGAGGCCTTCTCGGACAGGTTCTACGAGCAGCAGTCGTCGGAGATCTTCGCGAGCAAGGACGCCGTGTTCATCCTCTGCTACTCCTTGATCATGCTCAACACCGACCAGCACAATCCGCaggtgaagaagaagatgacggAGGAGGAGTTCATCAGGAACAACAGAGCAATCAATGGAGGGATGGATCTCCCCAGAGACTACCTCTCCGAACTCTTCCATTCCATCTCCACCAACGCCATCACGCTCTTCGGCACCGCTGGCACGCCCACCGAGATGAGCTCCGCCCACTGGGACGACCTCATCAAGCGATCCCGAACGGTGGAGCCCTTCATCACGTGCGACTACAAGCATAAGCTGAGCCGAGAGGTCTTCGTGGCCATCTCAGGGCCTTCGGTGGCCACGCTGGCCGCCATATTCGAGCAAACGGACGACGAGGATATCCTCCACGAGAGCCTCGACGGGTTGATATCCGTGGCGAGGATCGCACGCTACGGACTGGAGGACATCCTCGACGAGCTCCTCTCCTGCTTCTGCAAGCTCACAAACCTTCTGAACCCTTATGCCACGGCAGAGGAGACGCTCCTCACGTTCAGCAACGAGCTGAAGCCAAGAATGGCGACGCTGGCCCTGTTCACCATCGCCAACAAGTTCGGGGAATCCATCCGTGGAGCGTGGAAGAACATGATCGATTGCTTGCTCAAGCTCAAGAGGCTGAAGCTGCTGCCGCAGTCAGTGATCGAACCTGACACCGCTCTGGCCGCCGACTCCAAGGCCCAGACGCACGCCAAGTCAGAGTCGGGCGTCATCTTTCCTGCATCCCATCGCGGGGCCGGGAGCAACCGGTCCGTCTCGGGGCTCATCGGGCGGTTCTCCCAGTTCTTGTCGCTGGACAACAGCAACGACTCCATGATCAGCTTCGGCAGCGAGTTGGAGAACAACCTCAAGATCATTCAGCAGTGCCAGATCGGGGACATATTTAGCAAGAGCTCGAAGCTGCCGGATGAGTCGCTTCAGAATATGGGGAGGGCGCTCATCTTTGCAGCGGCAGGGAAAGGCCAGAAGTTTAGCACCCCTGTGGAAGAGGAAGAGATCGTTGGCTTCTGCTGGGATCTCCTGGTCACCATCGCTTCGGTCAACCTTCACAGGTTCTCTGCATTCTGGCCTCAGTTCCACGAGAGCTTCGCGATCGTTTCCCAGTTCCCTCTCTTCTCGCCTTGCCCTTTCGCCGAGAAGGCCATCGTCGGGCTCTTCAAGATCGCCGTCAAGCTCACTGCGTCCCCGTCTCGCCTCGACAAGCTCCCGGAGGAGCTCATCTTCAAGTCCATCAACCTCATGTGGAAGCTCGACAAGGAGATCCTCGACACGTGCTGCGAGAGCATAGCTGAGTCGACGATGCAAATACTCAACGTGCACGGGAAGAACGTCCAGACCGTCTTCGGTTGGAAGACGCTCCTTCACCTCCTCACCGTCGCCGGCCGGCATCCCGAGACCTTCGATCAAGGGGTGGAAGCCCTGGTCAAGCTGATGAGCGAGGGCACCCACATCACCAGATACAATTACCCGTACTGCATCGAGGCTGCCTTCGGGTTCGCTGCGCTAAAGATCAGCCCTCTGGACAAGAGCTCCAGGATTCTGAGCCTGATGGCTGACACGGTGAATCTGTTGATCCAGTGGCACAAGTCGGGCTACTCCGACCCGGGGAGCACCAACAGCAGCTTATCGGAGGACGGCCAGAAGGCCGGTGGTAGCGCCGGCAACCTCGGAGCAAACCTGTTCATGAAGCTCGTGGAGGCGCTGAGGAAGACGAGCCTGGTCCGGCGCGAGGAGATCCGGAACCAAGCGGTGGCGGAGCTGAGGAAATGCTTTGCGGCGGCGGAGGAGCTGGACTTCTCGCCGGCGAACTGCCTCGCGTGCTTCAACCTCGTCATCTTCGCGATGGTGGACGACCTGCACGAGAAGATGCTGGAGTACTCGCGGAGGGAGAACTCGGAGAGGGAGATGAGGAGCATGGAGGGGACGCTGAAGGTGGCCATGGAGATGCTGGTGGAAGTGTACCTGGAGTTCTTGATACCATTGTCGCAGAGCACAGGGTTCAGGTCCTTTTGGCTCGGGATGCTGAGGAGGATGGACACCTGCATGAAGGCCGACCTGGGGGATCACGTCGGGGTGCTGCAGGAGCTGGTTCCGGTCCTGCTGAAGAAGATGATAGTGGAGATGAAGGAGAAGGAGGTGTTGGTGCAGGAAGACGGGAATGAGCTGTGGGATATAACTAATATCCAGATACAGTGGATCGCTCCTTCGGTGAAGGATGAACTGTTCCCCGAGGAATAGGGTGTGTTGTTCTGCAGAGAATAGGAGGAGCTGATGATAGGGAGGTGTTTCCTTCtaatattgtttttatttttatttttttggtttttcTCTCTCTAGAGGAAGAAATTGACATCCCAATGATTGTTACTATCGAACTTGCTCGTCATATTGTTTATAGCAACCTAATGCATGCCATACGAATGATGGGTGGAAACTGCAAGCTGAAGTGAGCCGCCGTAGGACTCGTCGTTGTCCAATGATGAGGCGGATAGGAAATCAGAACGCCGCCGCCGGGGAGTAGATGTCTTTTTGTGATTTGATTGTGATATCGCGGCACAGCCGTTGAATCTCGGAGGGAGGGAGGGGTTATATTCCACGTTTCCACAATTGTCGCGATAGATTTCAATTACAGGATCACCGTCGATTTGTTAAAAGGTAAGGAAGGGTTCAACATCTCTTCTCATAATCTTATACTTCAAATATTAGTATGATAGTCAACGGTCAAACCTACTCaccgaatgttgatgctttgacaTCTCATCGAAAAATTAATATTGACAGGAGGAATATTGGTACAATTTCAGTTATGCAGTCGTTAAAAGAACTTCGTCATGTTAGCTATAGTGACGTTGAAAGCAGTACTTCAGGACATGTTGGATATATTGATATCGTACAAAGCTCTTCGAGCTATATTGATCGTACTATCATTGTAAAGAGTGCTTCAAATCATGTTAGTTGTATTGATGTTATAGAAAGCGCTTTGGGTTATGTCGATTGTGTTATCA is a window from the Musa acuminata AAA Group cultivar baxijiao chromosome BXJ2-1, Cavendish_Baxijiao_AAA, whole genome shotgun sequence genome containing:
- the LOC135598852 gene encoding ARF guanine-nucleotide exchange factor GNL2-like, whose protein sequence is MTDMEKSSVVSRVPRRREIGISCMLNAEVGAVLAVMRRPHDPGVASPDEAANPHLLHSLKALRSLLFHPRQLGEWRATDPSVYLSPFLDVVQSDDVPAAATGVALSTVLKVLKLDVFDEHTPGARDAIHSIVFAVTNCRLENTDSASEDAVLMRVLQVLTAVMRTRASVLLTDHAVCTLVNTCFQVVQQSAHRGDLLQRSARHAMHELVQAIFVRLPDVRVPVERPEAEDEVATTGSYGARCMVDIFHFLCSLLNVGEVIDYADSVGSISSDEDVQLFALVLINSTIELGGEAIGKHPKLLRIIQDDLFHHLIHYATHTSPLVLSMICSTVLHLYNFLRRCLRLQLEALFTYVMLRIAAGSNGAQLQEVAVEGITSFCHQPNFVIETYVNYDCDPLRHNVLEEAARLLCKIAFPVGTPMSPLQIQAFGGIVTIITTIADNIEVDQAPDREAYNIDVSDYKPFWVEKCDNSDNSDTWVEFVRMRKLKKKKILIAANHYNRDDKKGLDFLKLSKLVPSPPEPKSLAYFFRFTPGLDKNKIGDFLGDPDEFNIQVLNEFTGTFDFTGVILDIALRSYLETFRLPGESQKIQRILEAFSDRFYEQQSSEIFASKDAVFILCYSLIMLNTDQHNPQVKKKMTEEEFIRNNRAINGGMDLPRDYLSELFHSISTNAITLFGTAGTPTEMSSAHWDDLIKRSRTVEPFITCDYKHKLSREVFVAISGPSVATLAAIFEQTDDEDILHESLDGLISVARIARYGLEDILDELLSCFCKLTNLLNPYATAEETLLTFSNELKPRMATLALFTIANKFGESIRGAWKNMIDCLLKLKRLKLLPQSVIEPDTALAADSKAQTHAKSESGVIFPASHRGAGSNRSVSGLIGRFSQFLSLDNSNDSMISFGSELENNLKIIQQCQIGDIFSKSSKLPDESLQNMGRALIFAAAGKGQKFSTPVEEEEIVGFCWDLLVTIASVNLHRFSAFWPQFHESFAIVSQFPLFSPCPFAEKAIVGLFKIAVKLTASPSRLDKLPEELIFKSINLMWKLDKEILDTCCESIAESTMQILNVHGKNVQTVFGWKTLLHLLTVAGRHPETFDQGVEALVKLMSEGTHITRYNYPYCIEAAFGFAALKISPLDKSSRILSLMADTVNLLIQWHKSGYSDPGSTNSSLSEDGQKAGGSAGNLGANLFMKLVEALRKTSLVRREEIRNQAVAELRKCFAAAEELDFSPANCLACFNLVIFAMVDDLHEKMLEYSRRENSEREMRSMEGTLKVAMEMLVEVYLEFLIPLSQSTGFRSFWLGMLRRMDTCMKADLGDHVGVLQELVPVLLKKMIVEMKEKEVLVQEDGNELWDITNIQIQWIAPSVKDELFPEE